A genomic window from Fibrobacterota bacterium includes:
- a CDS encoding GGDEF domain-containing protein → MGGWVGAASALSVGLCLWHPLAGFVSVALGVSWSIWRQSRLLRHHRKRRAPTNSSNSSTPASEPPVSPQRRFDAPVSMPAASARVPVLLGDLEPIDWKELRKTQERETGAVLGSTMEFVRKSVGCRTVGLFLPATDGQVVLRAASTDRAGLEVGTKLAMGDGLLGTLLKAESTGVLLERELPSATADLGIYSGSDQPKALAAIRVSIMGKPCIAFADGDGEFADSILDDLTELARTADLLLVRTRDLRTEMKGREIWQRLGRFERTMGAVTREAAAHEELRHFLLQSMSAEAVFFLLPEPGTAPSVRSSERWFTRVAWTLGSDCDQARELRIEVPGRGIASAALARGELIQRKLAPRELVPLLAPGEPVLPVEDGGEILGLPISLGIEGRPALLLLYRRAEAFHPSEKEVLQTALSSFGQALTRLRAAIELEKLATRDGLTGLLNHRTFQSSFRRELLKARRTNSKVALLLTDVDFFKKVNDAHGHPAGDAVLRSVATTLSAQLREEVDIVARYGGEEFVCVLVGTTEAGALETAERIRKAVEESGTDIGEPQPKKVTISLGVAIFPDDGGTAEELIERTDQALYRAKHGGRNRVERALGPNSRIEAG, encoded by the coding sequence ATGGGCGGTTGGGTCGGAGCCGCCTCCGCCCTTTCCGTTGGCCTTTGCTTGTGGCATCCGTTGGCAGGATTTGTCAGCGTGGCGCTGGGTGTGTCGTGGTCGATCTGGCGTCAATCGAGGCTCCTGCGCCATCACCGCAAACGAAGAGCCCCCACGAACAGCTCGAACTCCTCGACACCGGCGTCCGAACCCCCGGTTTCGCCGCAGCGTCGGTTCGATGCGCCGGTCAGCATGCCGGCCGCATCCGCGAGGGTCCCGGTCCTGCTGGGAGATCTGGAGCCCATCGATTGGAAGGAGCTCCGCAAGACCCAGGAGCGGGAAACGGGCGCGGTCCTCGGATCCACCATGGAATTCGTGCGCAAATCGGTGGGGTGTCGCACCGTTGGCCTGTTCCTGCCGGCCACGGATGGGCAGGTGGTGCTCCGCGCCGCTTCCACCGACCGCGCGGGGCTCGAGGTGGGCACCAAGCTCGCCATGGGCGACGGCCTTCTGGGAACCCTTCTGAAGGCGGAGTCGACCGGTGTCCTGTTGGAGCGGGAGCTGCCTTCGGCCACGGCGGATCTGGGGATCTATTCCGGATCCGACCAACCCAAGGCTCTCGCGGCGATTCGCGTGTCGATCATGGGAAAGCCCTGCATCGCCTTCGCCGACGGCGATGGCGAGTTCGCCGACTCCATCCTGGACGACCTGACAGAACTTGCCCGCACGGCGGACCTGCTTCTGGTGCGCACGCGCGACCTGCGCACGGAAATGAAAGGTCGCGAAATCTGGCAGCGGCTGGGACGGTTCGAACGCACGATGGGAGCGGTCACCCGCGAGGCGGCGGCCCACGAGGAATTGCGTCATTTCCTGCTGCAGTCGATGTCCGCCGAGGCTGTCTTCTTTCTCCTCCCGGAGCCTGGCACCGCACCCTCGGTGAGGTCTTCGGAACGCTGGTTCACCCGGGTGGCCTGGACGCTCGGCTCCGATTGCGACCAAGCGCGCGAATTGCGCATCGAGGTGCCCGGTCGCGGGATCGCCTCGGCCGCCTTGGCTCGTGGGGAGTTGATCCAGCGTAAGCTCGCTCCGCGGGAACTGGTGCCGCTCCTGGCCCCAGGTGAGCCTGTGCTTCCGGTGGAAGATGGTGGCGAAATTCTCGGTCTGCCCATCTCGTTGGGGATCGAGGGGCGGCCGGCGCTTCTGCTCCTGTACCGTCGCGCGGAGGCATTCCACCCATCGGAGAAGGAAGTCCTCCAGACCGCTCTGTCTTCGTTCGGACAAGCATTGACACGTCTTCGCGCCGCCATCGAGCTGGAAAAACTCGCGACCCGCGATGGCTTGACCGGGCTTTTGAACCACCGCACCTTCCAGTCTTCGTTTCGCCGCGAGCTTCTGAAAGCACGTCGCACCAATTCCAAGGTCGCCCTCCTCTTGACCGACGTCGACTTCTTCAAGAAGGTCAACGATGCCCACGGTCATCCAGCCGGAGATGCGGTTCTCCGATCCGTGGCGACCACGCTGAGCGCGCAGTTGCGCGAAGAAGTGGACATCGTGGCGCGATATGGTGGCGAAGAGTTCGTGTGCGTGTTGGTGGGGACCACGGAAGCCGGCGCGTTGGAGACGGCCGAGCGCATCCGCAAGGCCGTGGAGGAGTCCGGCACGGACATCGGAGAGCCCCAGCCCAAGAAGGTCACCATTTCGTTGGGTGTGGCCATCTTCCCGGACGATGGCGGAACGGCGGAAGAACTGATCGAACGGACCGACCAGGCGCTTTATCGCGCCAAACACGGCGGCCGAAACCGCGTGGAGCGGGCGCTGGGACCCAATTCGCGGATCGAGGCAGGGTGA